A section of the Scylla paramamosain isolate STU-SP2022 chromosome 33, ASM3559412v1, whole genome shotgun sequence genome encodes:
- the LOC135089694 gene encoding uncharacterized protein LOC135089694, whose amino-acid sequence MLRRGTRLGIPHFLLLILLGAATGCLGLRVDRVEVPPLVVEGGEAQLECEYDVEGEQLYSVKWYKDDREFFRFIPADTPSIQVFRLPGVNVDKSRSNNNRVVLHRVSLRSSGKYRCEVSAEAPLFNTDAGGGRLLVVYAPRSDPSISGVHRRYAVGATVHANCTASPSQPAAALTWLINDREAEASSLVHYAANTTSEGLHTAILGLHFRTVPAHFRYGELRLRCVATVAAGHRRHTTVYVRHGLPQSRPSCGLTASCDEAPSIHIGSQSGRLLFVCTMGSVAVMVMTLLV is encoded by the exons ATGTTACGACGAGGGACGAGACTCGGgattcctcacttcctcttacTGATACTACTGGGGGCGGccactg GGTGCTTGGGGCTGAGGGTGGACAGGGTGGAGGTGCCCCcgctggtggtggagggcggGGAGGCGCAGCTGGAGTGCGAGTATGACGTGGAGGGCGAGCAACTGTACTCCGTCAAGTGGTACAAGGATGACAGGGAGTTCTTCAGATTCATACCTGCAGACACACCGTCCATACAGGTGTTCCGCCTTCCTGGGGTGAATGTGGAT aaGTCTAGGAGCAACAACAACCGTGTGGTCCTTCATCGCGTGTCCCTAAGGTCCTCTGGGAAGTACAGGTGTGAGGTGTCGGCAGAGGCGCCCCTATTCAACACTGATGCAGGGGGCGGCCGGCTGCTGGTCGTGT aCGCCCCTAGGAGTGACCCATCCATCTCAGGGGTCCACCGCAGGTACGCCGTCGGGGCCACGGTGCACGCCAACTGTACCGCCTCCCCGTCCCAGCCCGCGGCCGCCCTCACCTGGCTCATCAACGACAGGGAG GCTGAGGCGTCATCATTGGTGCATTACGCCGCTAACACCACCAGTGAGGGCCTGCACACCGCCATATTGGGACTCCACTTCCGCACGGTACCTGCCCACTTCCGCTACGGGGAGCTGAGGTTACGCTGCGTGGCCACGGTTGCAGCTGGCCATCGAAGACATACAACGGTGTACGTGCGGCATGGCCTACCTCAGTCACGCCCCAGCTGCGGGCTAACGGCCAGCTGTGACG AGGCGCCCTCCATCCACATCGGGTCGCAGTCTGGCCGTctactgtttgtgt gTACTATGGGATCGGTagctgtgatggtgatgacccTGCtggtataa